In Candidatus Sericytochromatia bacterium, one DNA window encodes the following:
- a CDS encoding ribosomal protein L7/L12, whose translation MAFARALSDPPYFTPLNLFLVLFVLFTLRDLTRGRKPREGASGVWEVRTSPQYARASRDALARRPLNPEAGEGEGDLTLWLLAPGHRRIDLIKAVRVVTRLPLAEAYALVESTPIAVLRQTSPARAEGARLALAQAGGELELRREQPSDGAKTVVPTVSSDEAPHDLTLQRLPDSLQGRAQVVAVVCEQLGWAPETAEERLSEEPAFVFRGLTATQARRLRRELEEAGADVSLD comes from the coding sequence GTGGCGTTTGCGCGCGCCCTGTCGGACCCTCCCTATTTCACGCCGCTCAACCTCTTTCTGGTGCTCTTTGTCCTGTTTACCTTGCGGGACTTGACCCGCGGCCGGAAGCCCCGAGAGGGGGCTTCCGGGGTGTGGGAGGTCCGCACGTCACCGCAGTATGCCCGTGCGAGCCGGGACGCGCTGGCCCGTCGCCCGCTGAACCCCGAGGCCGGCGAAGGGGAGGGGGACCTCACGCTGTGGCTGCTAGCCCCTGGCCATCGCCGCATCGATCTGATCAAGGCGGTGCGCGTGGTGACGCGCCTGCCGCTGGCGGAGGCCTACGCGCTGGTCGAGAGCACGCCGATTGCCGTGCTGCGTCAGACCTCGCCAGCGCGGGCCGAAGGCGCGCGGCTTGCGCTGGCTCAGGCGGGGGGAGAGCTGGAGCTGCGCCGTGAGCAGCCGTCCGACGGGGCGAAGACCGTCGTCCCGACCGTCTCCAGCGACGAGGCGCCCCACGATCTGACCTTGCAGCGCCTGCCCGACAGTCTCCAGGGCCGCGCCCAGGTGGTTGCCGTCGTGTGCGAACAGCTGGGCTGGGCGCCCGAGACGGCCGAGGAGCGCTTGTCGGAGGAACCCGCCTTCGTGTTTCGGGGCCTGACGGCAACCCAGGCCCGACGCTTGCGGCGGGAACTGGAAGAAGCCGGCGCGGACGTCTCCCTCGACTGA